In Exiguobacterium sibiricum 7-3, a genomic segment contains:
- the amaP gene encoding alkaline shock response membrane anchor protein AmaP, with translation MNGFNRFLLVLIGLLGLVSVGLLVLGVYDVPRLSPLLEQWQDQQWYSYTVLSIGGFLAFVFVILLFTGLLSRSKGQRLLIRTGDGNITISKETIERTALESIRGINGVRTPSVHADIHSKKETVALTVDCSVFGQDGLPTIGKDIQERAKHAVESLLELPVTSTKVKISDTKTKTSERVV, from the coding sequence ATGAATGGGTTTAATCGTTTCTTACTCGTTCTCATCGGTCTGCTCGGGTTAGTGAGCGTCGGCTTACTGGTTCTCGGCGTCTACGATGTTCCACGACTCAGCCCGTTACTTGAACAATGGCAGGATCAACAATGGTACAGCTACACGGTTCTCTCAATTGGTGGGTTTTTAGCTTTCGTATTCGTTATTCTCTTATTCACCGGATTACTCAGCCGCTCGAAAGGTCAACGGTTATTGATCCGGACAGGAGACGGTAACATCACGATTTCGAAAGAAACCATCGAACGGACGGCGCTTGAGTCGATTCGTGGTATCAATGGAGTCCGGACGCCAAGCGTTCATGCGGACATCCATTCGAAAAAAGAGACCGTCGCCTTAACCGTTGACTGCTCGGTCTTTGGTCAAGATGGGCTACCGACAATCGGTAAAGATATTCAAGAGCGTGCGAAACACGCCGTCGAATCCTTGCTTGAGTTGCCGGTGACCAGTACAAAAGTCAAAATCAGTGATACAAAAACCAAAACGTCGGAACGTGTCGTCTAA
- a CDS encoding SDR family oxidoreductase codes for MIENKVVIITGASSGIGEATAKLLAKQGAQLVLAARREDRLKSLQKEIEDLGGKAVYQVTDVTDASQVDALAKLAQDTFGSVDVLVNNAGLMPLSKLNKNKQDEWNTMVDVNIKGVLYGIGAVLPYMREQKRGHIINISSVAGHDVMPSSAVYSGTKFAVRAITEGLRKEESVENNIRATIISPGAVDTELKDHITDEEIKQGIGNLKAMDADAIARAIAYAVNEPDDVAVNEILIRPTAQQ; via the coding sequence ATGATCGAAAATAAAGTCGTCATCATTACAGGAGCATCAAGTGGCATCGGGGAAGCCACGGCTAAGTTACTGGCAAAACAAGGTGCGCAATTGGTACTCGCAGCACGCCGGGAAGATCGTCTGAAATCTTTGCAAAAAGAAATCGAAGACCTCGGCGGCAAAGCCGTCTATCAAGTAACGGACGTTACGGACGCGTCGCAAGTCGATGCGCTCGCGAAACTCGCGCAAGACACGTTTGGTTCGGTCGATGTCCTCGTCAATAACGCCGGTTTGATGCCGTTGTCAAAACTGAACAAAAATAAACAGGATGAATGGAACACGATGGTCGACGTCAACATCAAAGGCGTTCTCTATGGCATCGGTGCCGTTCTGCCGTATATGCGCGAGCAGAAACGTGGACACATCATCAACATCTCGTCTGTCGCAGGACATGACGTCATGCCATCAAGTGCCGTCTATAGCGGGACGAAGTTTGCCGTCCGTGCGATTACGGAAGGCTTACGTAAAGAAGAATCGGTTGAGAATAACATCCGGGCGACAATCATTTCACCGGGAGCGGTCGATACCGAATTGAAAGATCACATCACGGACGAAGAAATTAAACAAGGCATCGGTAACTTAAAAGCGATGGACGCTGACGCGATTGCCCGCGCCATTGCCTACGCCGTTAATGAACCGGATGATGTGGCAGTTAACGAAATCCTGATTCGCCCAACTGCACAACAATAA